In Phyllostomus discolor isolate MPI-MPIP mPhyDis1 chromosome 2, mPhyDis1.pri.v3, whole genome shotgun sequence, the following are encoded in one genomic region:
- the LOC114513382 gene encoding olfactory receptor 6C1-like, which translates to MRNHTEVTEFILLGLSDDPKLQVMIFVFLLITYMLSITGNLTIITLTLLDSHLQSPMYFFLRNFSLLEVSFTTVSIPKFLGTIISGDKTISFNDCIAQLFFFILLGVTEFYLLAAMSYDRYIAICKPLHYMTIMNRRICILLVFSSWLVSFLIIFPALMLLLNLDYCRSNIIDHFTCDYVPLLQIACSETKFLEMMGFSCAVFTLMFTLALIFLSYLYIIRTILRIPSTGQRTKAFSTCSSHMIVISISYGSCIFMYIKLSAKDRVSLRKGVAVLNTSVAPMLNPFIYSLRNQQVKKAFMNMVQRTIFHKQSK; encoded by the coding sequence ATGAGAAACCATACAGAAGTAACAGAATTTATCCTCCTGGGACTTTCAGATGACCCAAAGCTTCAGGTGATGATCTTTGTCTTTCTGCTCATCACCtacatgctcagcatcactggaaACCTGACCATTATAACCCTTACCCTGCTGGATTCCCATCTCCAGTCCCCCATGTATTTCTTCCTCAGAAATTTCTCCTTATTAGAGGTTTCATTCACAACTGTCAGTATACCTAAGTTCTTGGGCACCATTATTTCAGGTGATAAAACCATTTCCTTTAATGATTGCattgctcagttattttttttcattctcttgggAGTCACTGAATTTTACCTTCTGGCTGCCATGTCCTATGATCGTTATATTGCCATCTGCAAACCTCTGCATTACATGACCATCATGAACCGAAGAATCTGTATACTCCTTGTCTTCTCTTCATGGCTAGTTTCATTCTTAATCATATTCCCTGCACTCATGTTGCTCTTGAACCTGGATTACTGCAGATCAAATATTATAGACCATTTTACCTGTGATTATGTTCCCCTGCTGCAAATTGCTTGTTCAGAAACAAAATTCCTAGAGATGATGGGGTTCTCCTGTGCTGTGTTTACTCTGATGTTCACTTTggcattgatatttctgtcttaTCTCTATATCATCAGAACGATTTTAAGAATTCCTTCTACTGGTCAGAGGACAAAAGCCTTTTCTACATGTTCGTCTCACATGATTGTCATCTCCATCTCTTATGGAAGCTGCATTTTCATGTATATTAAACTTTCAGCAAAAGATAGGGTGTCCTTGAGGAAGGGAGTTGCTGTGCTGAACACCTCTGTAGCACCCATGTTGAACCCCTTTATTTACAGCTTAAGGAATCAGCAAGTCAAGAAAGCTTTCATGAACATGGTGCAGAGGACTATTTTTCACAAGCAAAGTAAATAA